From Draconibacterium halophilum, one genomic window encodes:
- a CDS encoding PAS domain S-box protein, whose product MATSKLFSRYYISLKISLIYLFISSSYIIFSDHVITSIFEKTLSIEFLTTVQTYKGLGFVFITSVLLFALIQREVKAKIKSIRELELQKDYLSNLADENDRVKKRLHERNIFIETILKNLPIGLAVNKIDDGKAIFMNKKFSEIYGWPEKYLDTQDSFFEHVYPERKYRDSIKTKVLEEIKSGDLKKMQWEGIEITTKNGERRFINAQNIPVHEQNLMISTVQNVTKQKKTEKRIIESEKKYRLLAENTTDVISLLDKEGRFVYVSPSIKNVSGYEPDELLGKKSCTFFHPKDTQLVVADSYWNRLKSGLSISLNYRFISKDGEYEWMESKRQPVFNNKNELVKIVSTSRTITERIEREQEIENYHKTLKKLTTEISLVEEKQRKEIAVNIHDHLSQLLVVSKMKLTDILSEISNSNTQTELKTVVNYISEALENTRKITFDLSPPILYELGLIETMHWLVEKIQNEHPIETVFITSLEELELSESNLILIFRIIQELVNNTVKHARADFLKIKIDVTDNLLQIDVADDGVGFNVNALPKAKIGKGGFGLFTIRERVQNLDGNISIYSEKGKGTQVEIFVPLEI is encoded by the coding sequence ATGGCAACTAGTAAACTATTCAGCAGGTACTACATCTCCTTAAAGATTTCATTGATTTATCTCTTTATCAGTTCTTCCTACATTATTTTTTCCGATCACGTAATTACATCCATTTTTGAAAAGACTCTTTCCATCGAGTTTCTAACCACTGTTCAAACTTACAAAGGACTTGGGTTTGTGTTTATTACATCTGTTCTTTTGTTTGCTCTAATTCAACGTGAAGTGAAGGCTAAAATAAAATCCATTCGAGAGCTTGAACTTCAAAAGGATTACTTGAGTAATCTTGCAGATGAAAATGATCGCGTTAAAAAAAGATTACACGAACGAAATATTTTTATAGAAACTATTTTGAAAAACCTGCCAATAGGATTGGCGGTGAATAAGATAGATGATGGTAAGGCAATTTTTATGAACAAGAAGTTCTCTGAAATTTATGGTTGGCCTGAAAAGTATTTGGATACGCAAGATAGCTTTTTTGAACATGTTTATCCGGAAAGAAAATATAGAGATAGTATTAAAACTAAAGTGTTGGAAGAAATTAAAAGTGGCGATCTAAAAAAAATGCAGTGGGAAGGTATTGAAATAACAACAAAGAATGGAGAGAGGCGGTTTATCAATGCACAAAATATTCCTGTGCACGAGCAAAACCTTATGATTTCTACTGTACAGAATGTTACAAAGCAAAAAAAAACCGAAAAGCGAATAATTGAAAGTGAAAAAAAGTACCGGTTATTGGCAGAAAATACAACCGATGTAATTTCATTACTTGATAAGGAAGGAAGATTTGTCTACGTGAGTCCTTCCATTAAGAATGTTAGTGGTTATGAACCAGATGAATTACTTGGTAAAAAATCCTGTACTTTCTTTCACCCTAAAGATACTCAATTAGTAGTAGCTGATTCTTATTGGAACAGGCTCAAGTCCGGTTTATCAATTTCCTTAAATTACAGGTTTATTTCAAAAGATGGTGAATATGAGTGGATGGAATCGAAGCGCCAGCCGGTATTTAATAATAAAAACGAGTTGGTTAAAATCGTTTCCACCTCGCGTACTATTACAGAGCGTATTGAACGGGAACAAGAAATAGAAAACTATCATAAGACGCTTAAAAAATTAACAACAGAAATATCTTTAGTGGAAGAAAAACAGCGTAAAGAAATTGCCGTAAATATTCATGATCATTTGAGTCAGCTCTTAGTTGTCTCCAAGATGAAACTGACAGATATTCTAAGCGAAATCTCCAATTCGAACACACAAACCGAGCTAAAGACAGTGGTGAACTATATTTCTGAAGCTCTGGAGAACACACGAAAAATTACATTTGACTTAAGCCCGCCAATATTATATGAATTAGGATTAATTGAAACCATGCACTGGTTGGTTGAGAAAATTCAAAATGAACATCCTATAGAAACGGTATTTATCACTAGTTTAGAAGAACTTGAACTCTCTGAGTCGAATCTGATTCTTATATTCAGAATTATACAGGAGTTGGTAAACAACACCGTGAAACATGCCAGAGCAGATTTTTTGAAAATAAAAATAGATGTAACTGATAATTTGTTACAAATTGATGTCGCTGATGATGGGGTGGGATTTAATGTAAACGCATTACCAAAAGCAAAAATAGGTAAAGGCGGATTTGGGCTTTTTACCATTAGAGAACGTGTTCAAAATCTTGATGGAAATATCTCGATTTATTCAGAAAAAGGGAAAGGTACTCAAGTTGAAATTTTTGTACCTTTAGAAATATAA
- a CDS encoding phosphodiester glycosidase family protein produces the protein MIKKLLFGIVLLIVCSSTFSQKVDHVSELGKFSNESWSKEKINNSITWYTLRNNKFIDDLQRISVLKIDLKKNRYGVSVVYSDSTRILLSEMAENHNAMAAINGTFFNMKKGGAVVFLKVNNQVVTSPNPESKAFIREAALAVGDSVTISAFPKNNWKKWHTNYEDIMVSGPVLVTRGKLIEPDSVSFNLTKHPRSAIGITNDYEMLFVTADGRHKNRANGLTIKELGILMKALNCKDAMNLDGGGSTTLWLKKKGVINYPSDNKIFDHEGARAIANGIIISKN, from the coding sequence ATGATAAAGAAGTTACTGTTTGGAATCGTGTTGCTTATTGTTTGTAGTTCCACATTTTCGCAAAAAGTTGACCATGTATCGGAGCTTGGGAAATTCTCAAACGAGAGTTGGTCGAAGGAAAAAATCAACAACTCAATTACATGGTATACGCTGAGAAATAATAAATTCATTGACGATTTGCAGCGCATCAGTGTTTTAAAAATCGATCTGAAAAAGAATAGATATGGCGTGTCGGTAGTTTATTCCGATTCTACGCGTATACTTTTGAGCGAAATGGCTGAAAATCACAACGCAATGGCCGCAATTAATGGAACCTTTTTTAATATGAAGAAGGGTGGGGCGGTCGTTTTCCTGAAAGTAAATAACCAGGTAGTTACTTCTCCTAATCCCGAGTCAAAAGCATTTATTCGCGAGGCTGCATTAGCCGTTGGCGATTCTGTTACTATTTCAGCTTTCCCGAAAAACAATTGGAAGAAGTGGCATACGAACTATGAAGATATTATGGTTTCCGGACCTGTTCTTGTAACCCGGGGAAAACTGATTGAGCCGGATTCAGTATCTTTTAACCTGACGAAACATCCGCGCTCGGCAATTGGAATTACCAATGATTATGAAATGCTTTTTGTAACAGCCGACGGGAGACATAAGAATAGAGCCAATGGATTAACGATAAAAGAACTGGGTATTTTAATGAAGGCGTTAAATTGTAAAGATGCAATGAATCTTGATGGAGGCGGCTCTACAACCTTATGGTTAAAGAAAAAAGGGGTTATAAATTATCCGTCTGATAATAAGATTTTCGATCACGAAGGAGCCCGGGCAATTGCAAATGGTATTATAATCTCTAAAAATTGA
- a CDS encoding response regulator has protein sequence MAMGIKIVLADDHKILRDGLRNIIEKNANMSVIGEAENGRQAMELCTKLKPDVVVMDVAMSGLNGIEATRQIVVENADCKVIALSMYSDKRFVSGMLKAGAFGYILKDSASGELIKAIKTVLANQKYVCQQISGIILNELVDSSQENAESGLSMREKEVLQLIAEGKSSKEIGEILFLSSKTVDTHRKNIMDKLELRTLPELTKYAIRSGLTTLDN, from the coding sequence ATGGCAATGGGAATAAAAATAGTATTAGCAGACGACCATAAAATTCTTCGCGACGGGCTTCGAAATATTATTGAAAAAAATGCCAATATGAGCGTAATTGGAGAAGCTGAAAATGGAAGGCAAGCCATGGAGTTATGCACCAAACTAAAACCTGATGTGGTGGTTATGGATGTTGCGATGTCTGGTTTAAACGGGATTGAAGCAACCCGGCAAATTGTTGTGGAAAATGCCGATTGTAAGGTAATTGCCCTTTCTATGTATTCTGATAAGAGATTTGTGTCTGGTATGTTAAAAGCCGGAGCGTTTGGTTATATATTAAAAGATTCGGCCTCTGGAGAACTAATTAAAGCAATTAAAACAGTTCTGGCAAACCAAAAATATGTTTGTCAACAAATTTCAGGAATAATACTAAATGAATTAGTTGATAGCTCTCAGGAAAATGCCGAAAGCGGGCTAAGTATGCGCGAAAAAGAAGTCCTACAATTAATTGCTGAAGGAAAATCGTCGAAGGAAATTGGAGAAATACTGTTTTTAAGTTCAAAAACCGTCGACACGCATCGTAAGAATATTATGGACAAATTAGAATTGCGCACTTTGCCGGAATTAACCAAGTATGCCATCCGTTCCGGGCTTACAACGCTCGATAATTGA
- a CDS encoding response regulator codes for MVTSVNHETIKSLPAKIVLIEDNLAVSQWISEKIDNFENLKLAGSLGTHEGAFEMIKKEKPEFVILDIKLPDGSGLDILKNIREAKMDITVMILTLNTQAKNSSLRMGADYFFDKSMDTGILVEKLKSFNRSINPSSINIGVRQK; via the coding sequence ATGGTAACATCAGTAAATCATGAAACGATAAAATCCCTCCCGGCAAAAATTGTGTTAATTGAAGACAATCTTGCTGTAAGCCAATGGATAAGTGAAAAAATAGACAATTTCGAAAACTTGAAACTTGCAGGTAGTTTAGGAACACACGAAGGAGCGTTTGAGATGATAAAAAAAGAAAAGCCGGAATTTGTTATTTTGGATATAAAACTCCCCGACGGAAGTGGCTTAGATATTCTGAAAAATATACGAGAAGCTAAAATGGATATTACCGTGATGATTTTGACGCTGAATACTCAAGCAAAAAATAGTTCCTTAAGAATGGGCGCAGATTATTTTTTCGATAAGAGCATGGATACTGGCATCCTGGTGGAAAAACTTAAATCATTTAATCGTTCAATCAATCCTTCTTCTATAAACATTGGTGTTAGGCAAAAATAA
- a CDS encoding ATP-binding protein, which yields MGLKVKEKQAKTKRLKKFELLFNELSDAMFLHDFEGNILKVNEFACERLGYSKEEFALMNVRDFASEDIIENWETRIAKIKKGGRLGFETTYFSKDNQQLDVEIISKIITIDSKVLVLSSGRDITKRKNYEKQLVELQKITQENEFELKTIFNKAPSTMILFDEDSKVLRINQKGLLKFGIGVNDIVNKLIGNVINCVKTKGASTICGFTDSCLNCQLAEILKNTISKGTEYNKKEITIDLIENGSVVKKTMLISTSFLKKNGKSTYLATIDDITARKKMETDLIAAKEKAEESEKLKTAFLNNISHEIRTPLNGILGFVDFFDDDNYNFTKEEKRHFVETMQKSSDRLINTVTDLVEASKLDCGILTNFEDEVELSEELQVFVKKQKIRFENPDILFDHKIDSSLKNQQIVIDKTKLFQILKNLVNNAYKFTTQGKVILTTMVNGNNLIFSVADTGVGIDPKYKDCIYEPFRQAELTKGRIHEGTGLGLTISKKLVDKLGGNIWFDSTPGEGTTFYFSVPFIPVDKEPEKSKNTRDGNSSGLNLNGKKILIAEDEITNYLFLEAVLNKEGCQLVHASNGKEALEIYSKDPTFDIIIMDLQMPVMDGFEATFKIKAIRQEIPIVAYSAYVLDDEKQKALKAGCVDFLSKPVGREQVLTVLEKHINLL from the coding sequence ATGGGATTAAAGGTGAAAGAAAAGCAAGCAAAGACAAAACGATTAAAAAAGTTCGAATTATTGTTTAATGAATTGAGCGATGCAATGTTTCTGCACGATTTTGAAGGAAATATTTTAAAAGTAAACGAATTTGCTTGTGAAAGACTCGGATATTCAAAAGAAGAATTTGCATTGATGAATGTGAGGGATTTTGCGTCTGAGGATATTATTGAAAATTGGGAAACAAGGATTGCTAAGATAAAAAAAGGGGGACGGCTTGGTTTCGAAACAACTTATTTTTCGAAAGACAACCAGCAGCTGGATGTTGAAATAATATCCAAAATAATTACTATTGATTCTAAGGTGTTGGTTTTGAGTAGTGGGCGAGATATTACCAAACGAAAAAATTATGAAAAGCAATTAGTAGAATTACAAAAAATAACACAAGAGAATGAATTCGAACTCAAAACCATTTTTAATAAAGCGCCTTCCACGATGATTCTTTTTGATGAAGATTCAAAAGTTTTAAGAATTAATCAAAAAGGATTATTAAAATTTGGTATTGGGGTAAATGATATTGTAAACAAGCTGATTGGAAATGTAATTAATTGTGTAAAAACAAAAGGAGCTTCTACTATTTGTGGATTTACTGATTCTTGTTTGAACTGCCAGCTTGCAGAGATTCTCAAAAATACAATTTCGAAGGGTACAGAATACAACAAAAAGGAAATTACAATTGATCTGATTGAAAATGGTAGCGTGGTAAAAAAGACCATGCTGATTTCTACTTCCTTTTTGAAAAAGAATGGGAAAAGCACTTACCTGGCAACTATCGATGATATTACAGCACGTAAAAAAATGGAGACGGATTTGATTGCGGCAAAAGAAAAAGCGGAAGAGTCGGAAAAATTAAAAACGGCTTTTTTAAACAATATTAGTCACGAAATTCGCACACCACTAAATGGAATTTTAGGATTTGTCGATTTTTTTGATGACGATAATTACAATTTTACGAAAGAAGAAAAAAGGCATTTTGTTGAAACGATGCAAAAAAGTAGCGATCGGCTTATAAATACAGTTACCGACCTGGTTGAAGCCTCGAAATTAGATTGTGGAATACTCACCAACTTCGAAGATGAAGTTGAATTGAGTGAAGAATTGCAAGTATTTGTAAAAAAGCAGAAAATCCGATTTGAAAACCCCGATATTCTGTTCGATCATAAAATAGACTCTTCTTTAAAAAATCAGCAAATTGTAATTGATAAAACCAAGCTCTTTCAGATTCTAAAAAACCTGGTTAATAATGCCTATAAATTCACAACGCAAGGAAAAGTTATATTGACAACCATGGTAAATGGCAATAATCTTATTTTTTCGGTTGCAGATACAGGAGTTGGAATTGACCCAAAATACAAAGACTGTATTTATGAGCCATTCAGACAAGCAGAGCTTACTAAAGGGAGAATTCATGAAGGAACAGGACTTGGATTAACAATATCAAAAAAACTTGTGGACAAACTGGGAGGAAACATCTGGTTTGATTCTACTCCTGGAGAAGGTACAACTTTTTACTTTTCTGTACCATTTATTCCGGTTGACAAGGAGCCTGAAAAATCAAAAAATACACGTGACGGGAATTCAAGCGGTTTAAATTTAAATGGTAAAAAAATATTAATTGCCGAAGACGAAATCACAAACTACCTTTTTCTCGAAGCCGTTTTGAACAAAGAGGGGTGCCAGCTGGTACATGCCTCAAATGGGAAAGAAGCACTGGAGATTTACAGCAAGGATCCTACTTTTGATATAATAATTATGGATTTGCAAATGCCTGTTATGGATGGTTTCGAAGCCACTTTTAAAATTAAGGCGATACGCCAGGAAATTCCTATTGTGGCCTATTCTGCCTATGTTCTCGATGACGAAAAACAAAAAGCCTTAAAAGCTGGGTGCGTCGATTTTCTCTCGAAACCAGTTGGAAGAGAACAAGTTTTGACCGTGCTGGAAAAGCACATCAATCTTTTATAG